One part of the Arachidicoccus terrestris genome encodes these proteins:
- a CDS encoding response regulator, whose amino-acid sequence MSADTIASLLIVDDHPMVIAGLQQLLSGIDFVTVTATATSAIDAMAQLKAIPTDIVLLDINLPDINGIDLCKKIKTTFPDIKIVGLSTFSERSYILRMIDNGASGYLIKSASVEEIEKALRTVLDGNLYLSLSMEHMLKPSTGLQVGALPALTRREKEVLQLIADGKTNAQIAQELFISPLTVDSHRKNLLTKLDVHNTAGLIRLAIEQHLLD is encoded by the coding sequence ATGAGCGCAGACACCATCGCTTCACTTTTAATTGTAGACGATCACCCCATGGTAATCGCCGGTCTGCAACAGTTGTTATCCGGTATCGATTTTGTTACTGTAACGGCGACTGCTACGAGTGCCATTGACGCCATGGCTCAATTAAAAGCCATACCTACTGATATTGTACTGCTGGACATCAATCTACCGGACATTAATGGCATCGACCTGTGTAAAAAAATAAAAACAACTTTCCCTGACATTAAAATTGTCGGCCTGAGCACTTTCAGTGAACGGAGTTATATTCTCCGTATGATAGATAATGGCGCTTCGGGTTATTTGATTAAAAGCGCATCTGTGGAAGAAATAGAAAAAGCATTAAGAACTGTATTGGATGGCAACCTGTATCTCAGCCTTTCCATGGAGCACATGCTTAAGCCGTCAACCGGTTTACAGGTTGGAGCATTGCCCGCGCTGACCAGAAGAGAAAAAGAAGTCTTGCAGTTAATTGCCGACGGCAAAACCAATGCCCAGATCGCACAGGAACTGTTTATCAGCCCACTGACGGTAGACAGCCATCGAAAGAACCTGTTGACAAAACTGGATGTACATAATACTGCCGGATTAATCAGGCTGGCCATAGAGCAGCACCTGTTGGATTAA
- a CDS encoding GNAT family N-acetyltransferase produces the protein MKPGLSDQQDSILTQKKYRVNIGYDLRPPYWNQGLVTEAISGTIDYRFSILAINRIEAEVMPGSKTAWSGKIKAIPLKTVFPSPP, from the coding sequence GTGAAACCCGGCTTATCGGATCAGCAGGATTCAATACTTACACAAAAAAAATATCGCGTCAATATCGGTTATGACCTCAGGCCTCCCTACTGGAATCAAGGACTGGTCACAGAAGCGATCAGTGGCACCATAGATTACCGTTTTTCAATTTTAGCCATCAATCGGATTGAAGCGGAAGTGATGCCTGGCAGTAAAACTGCTTGGTCTGGTAAGATAAAAGCAATACCCCTCAAAACGGTATTTCCTTCTCCTCCCTGA
- a CDS encoding hydrogen peroxide-inducible genes activator: protein MTFTQLEYIVAVNAYRHFADAAQSCHITQPTLSMQIQKLEEELAVKIFDRSKQPVVPTAAGEEIIEQARRILAEKSVLTEMIQEKKDLVTGEIKVAVIPTLAPYLLPLFVPVFTKKYPQVKLTIIELTTDHLIKKLREGQIDMGILVTPLHEKGIKEDPLFYEELMVYSSGKNKLLRKHFILSGDIDPNDLLLLEEGHCFRSQIINLCELRKRSNGGPHFEYEAGSLETLRRMVDAGEGITILPELATYGLSSDQKERLRLFKSPAPVREVGIVTHRDFVKRKLVGAIKHAVLESIPVKLRSNEKKSIVPILHNERIFNQ from the coding sequence ATGACATTTACGCAATTGGAGTATATAGTCGCCGTCAATGCTTACCGGCATTTTGCAGATGCCGCCCAGAGTTGTCATATTACACAGCCGACACTCAGTATGCAGATTCAGAAACTGGAGGAAGAACTCGCGGTCAAGATCTTTGACCGCAGCAAACAACCTGTAGTGCCAACGGCGGCCGGTGAAGAAATCATAGAGCAGGCAAGAAGGATCCTGGCCGAGAAATCAGTGCTGACAGAAATGATCCAGGAGAAAAAAGACCTGGTCACCGGTGAGATTAAAGTGGCCGTCATCCCTACACTCGCGCCCTATCTCCTACCACTTTTCGTTCCGGTATTTACAAAGAAATATCCACAGGTAAAGCTCACTATTATTGAATTGACTACTGATCATCTGATCAAAAAACTGCGGGAAGGACAGATCGACATGGGCATCCTGGTCACACCTTTGCATGAAAAGGGCATTAAGGAAGATCCTCTTTTCTACGAAGAACTTATGGTCTATTCGTCCGGGAAAAATAAATTACTGCGTAAACATTTTATCCTCTCCGGTGATATCGATCCCAATGATCTCCTGCTGTTAGAAGAAGGACATTGTTTTCGGTCACAGATTATAAATCTATGTGAACTCAGAAAACGTAGCAACGGCGGCCCGCATTTTGAATATGAAGCAGGCAGTCTGGAAACCCTCAGAAGAATGGTGGATGCCGGGGAAGGGATCACCATCCTTCCCGAGCTGGCGACCTATGGCCTGAGCTCGGATCAAAAAGAGAGACTACGCCTTTTTAAATCACCGGCACCTGTCAGAGAAGTTGGTATTGTCACGCACCGGGATTTTGTTAAGCGAAAATTAGTCGGAGCGATCAAACACGCGGTCCTTGAAAGTATACCGGTCAAGCTTCGCAGTAATGAGAAGAAATCCATTGTGCCCATATTACATAACGAACGCATATTTAACCAATAG
- a CDS encoding TonB-dependent receptor domain-containing protein yields the protein MKKFLILLIMTVTVISGFAQKSAAVLMGHVEDENGQGIAFATLRFMVSDTSAKAVAEKIAGEDGSFIIDLPVGNRYFLIATGTSYNPTKKWIEIGDSAMHIVLIKKTNDLEAVTVKSTVPLISRKIDRVVMNVDDNALVAGKNSMEIMEMAPGMFVDRNGGISINGNAGVRVMVNGVMLQLSGDDLTAYLNNLRASDIKSIEIIAHPSAEYDAQGTGGIINIILKKKRTAGLTGNISAGYSIGRYPGNDQGLQLNYHQNKLTFTGNYSHYQNKGYNDITQQRDFPEDGIYDATNSIINRYNGHSARLGMTYDISQGQYLALGYNGSYNHSGSVTHSISNIHYPALPQNNFSSDGHFTDHNARNLNNFTFNYHLDTDTSGSNLEIKADYTQTNNNSTNLSVSQDLDAEGMPLRDTSFRYGMPNKARILTADIKYMQVFSPTTKLHFGGKYTGTRIDHVNQFSRIVDNNWTEDPAMYYQFHYREHILAGFMTLEGKVLNTEIQLGLRGEYTKTKGSLDAVTSSVNENDYFNLFPTVFVKRDLNENGSNYFSLSYNKRIERPYYNDLNPYVSYLDNYTIETGNPYLKPQFADNYEIGFTLANKYNFSVGYSQFRDEITQITHINADTALVEITRGNTGSTKRYSATLSIPVKITKWWNTNNTLQWRYENLQTAGFAIKQPLYYLQTAQDFKLGKTWSANLSAFYLNHAIEGNIFVSSISKVDIGIEKKLMDGNLKIRAGVTDLFLGRKISADIKYDDRLIHITQERQSRMFKVSLTYNFRKGKSFKTKKIESSSEDAQSRLQ from the coding sequence ATGAAAAAGTTTTTGATCCTTCTGATAATGACTGTAACCGTGATTAGCGGATTCGCCCAAAAATCTGCCGCCGTACTTATGGGACATGTGGAAGATGAAAATGGGCAGGGCATTGCTTTTGCCACCCTTCGTTTTATGGTATCTGATACCTCAGCTAAAGCGGTCGCCGAAAAAATAGCCGGGGAAGATGGCTCTTTTATTATCGACTTACCGGTCGGCAACCGGTATTTTCTGATCGCTACCGGTACCAGTTATAATCCGACAAAAAAGTGGATAGAGATCGGCGATTCCGCCATGCATATCGTGCTGATCAAAAAAACAAATGACCTGGAAGCGGTCACCGTTAAAAGTACCGTACCGTTGATCAGCAGAAAAATAGACCGCGTGGTCATGAATGTAGATGACAACGCGCTTGTTGCCGGTAAGAATTCCATGGAGATTATGGAAATGGCTCCCGGTATGTTTGTGGATCGTAATGGCGGGATCTCCATCAATGGAAATGCCGGTGTACGGGTCATGGTCAATGGTGTTATGTTACAGTTAAGCGGTGATGACCTGACTGCCTACCTGAATAACCTGAGGGCGTCTGACATTAAATCCATAGAGATTATCGCCCACCCTTCTGCCGAATATGATGCCCAGGGTACCGGCGGCATCATTAATATTATTTTAAAGAAAAAAAGAACGGCCGGACTTACCGGGAATATAAGTGCAGGTTATTCGATTGGCAGATATCCGGGCAATGATCAGGGACTTCAGCTCAATTACCACCAAAACAAGCTCACGTTTACAGGCAACTACAGTCATTACCAAAATAAAGGGTATAATGATATCACCCAGCAACGGGACTTTCCGGAAGACGGTATATATGATGCCACTAATAGCATTATTAATCGTTATAACGGACATAGCGCGCGACTGGGCATGACCTATGACATCTCTCAGGGCCAATACCTGGCCCTTGGCTATAATGGCTCCTATAACCATTCAGGCAGTGTGACACATTCGATCAGTAATATCCATTACCCGGCACTGCCACAAAATAATTTTAGTTCAGACGGGCACTTTACTGATCATAATGCCCGAAACCTGAACAACTTTACTTTTAATTATCATCTGGATACCGACACTTCAGGATCCAACCTGGAAATCAAAGCCGATTATACCCAGACCAACAACAACAGTACCAACCTGTCTGTCAGTCAGGACCTGGATGCGGAAGGGATGCCCCTCAGAGATACAAGTTTCCGGTATGGTATGCCCAATAAGGCCAGGATACTGACAGCGGATATTAAATACATGCAGGTGTTTTCTCCGACTACGAAATTGCATTTCGGTGGCAAGTACACCGGCACGCGTATAGACCATGTCAATCAGTTTTCACGTATAGTGGATAATAACTGGACAGAAGATCCGGCGATGTACTATCAGTTTCATTATAGAGAACATATACTGGCAGGCTTTATGACACTGGAAGGTAAAGTTCTTAATACAGAAATTCAGCTCGGATTAAGGGGGGAATACACAAAGACCAAAGGCAGCTTAGATGCCGTTACCAGCAGCGTCAATGAAAATGACTATTTTAACCTCTTCCCTACAGTTTTCGTTAAAAGAGATCTCAACGAAAACGGCAGCAATTATTTTAGTCTGTCTTATAATAAAAGGATCGAGCGCCCCTATTATAATGATCTGAATCCTTATGTATCCTATCTGGATAACTACACGATCGAAACGGGGAACCCCTATCTGAAGCCTCAGTTTGCAGATAACTATGAGATCGGCTTTACCCTGGCCAATAAATATAATTTTTCTGTCGGATATAGCCAGTTCAGAGACGAGATCACACAGATCACTCATATTAATGCGGACACCGCACTGGTAGAGATTACGCGAGGCAATACAGGATCCACCAAGCGGTATTCTGCAACACTTAGCATACCGGTCAAGATTACCAAATGGTGGAATACCAATAACACACTGCAATGGCGTTATGAAAACCTACAAACCGCCGGATTTGCCATCAAGCAACCTCTATATTATTTACAGACAGCACAGGATTTTAAGTTGGGAAAGACCTGGTCGGCGAACCTCAGCGCCTTCTATCTTAACCATGCAATTGAGGGAAATATTTTTGTCAGCAGCATCTCTAAAGTAGATATCGGAATAGAAAAGAAACTGATGGACGGCAACCTGAAAATCAGGGCCGGCGTTACCGACCTGTTTCTCGGCAGAAAGATTTCGGCCGATATCAAGTATGACGACCGCCTGATTCATATTACGCAGGAACGTCAATCCAGAATGTTCAAAGTATCGTTAACTTATAACTTCAGAAAAGGTAAATCATTTAAAACCAAAAAGATAGAGAGCTCCAGCGAAGATGCACAGAGCAGGCTTCAGTAG
- a CDS encoding catalase produces MSEKKLTSASGIPYVDHEDTKGVGPRGPLLLEDFILHEKLAHFNRERIPERIVHAKGSGAFGTFTVTGDITRYTKAKIFSEIGKKTRILFRFSTVAGERGSADTERDPRGFAMKYYTEDGNWDLVGNNTPIFFIKDAKKFPDFIHTQKRDPYTNCKSATAVWDFWSLCPESLHQVLFVMSDRGTPYGYRHMHGYGSHTFSMINKENKRVWVKFHMRCEQGIKNFTSDQAAEMKSIDADFAQRDLLESIDKGAFPRWKMCIQVMTEAQAKTHKFNPFDVTKTWSQQEFPLIEVGIAELNENAQNYFAEIEQAAFAPAHIVDGIGFSPDKMLQGRILGYTDAQRYRLGANYEQIPVNRCPFAVNNYQRDGYMRVDGNGGKEVNYYPNSFSDVRPDMSYSRPAEPLEDNVADWFDRNGPGEDDHYTQPGIFFREVLDEAGRQNLIENIVGAMTGISGPKREEIINRQLCHFFRADTGLGMGIAQGLGVDLSRVMDKMPRTEI; encoded by the coding sequence ATGAGCGAGAAGAAATTAACCAGTGCTTCCGGCATCCCCTATGTAGACCATGAGGATACCAAAGGGGTTGGACCACGGGGCCCTTTATTATTAGAAGATTTTATTTTACACGAAAAATTAGCGCATTTTAACCGGGAGCGCATACCTGAAAGGATTGTACATGCAAAGGGATCGGGCGCTTTCGGCACTTTTACGGTGACAGGTGATATTACCCGGTACACCAAAGCAAAAATTTTCAGTGAAATCGGTAAGAAAACCAGGATACTGTTCCGGTTCTCTACAGTAGCCGGTGAGCGCGGCAGCGCTGATACGGAAAGAGATCCCAGGGGATTTGCCATGAAGTATTATACAGAGGACGGGAATTGGGACCTGGTAGGTAACAATACCCCCATTTTCTTTATTAAGGATGCCAAGAAATTCCCTGATTTTATCCATACCCAGAAGCGAGATCCCTATACAAATTGTAAGAGTGCCACAGCTGTTTGGGATTTCTGGAGTCTTTGCCCGGAGAGTCTCCATCAGGTATTGTTTGTGATGTCCGACAGAGGGACACCTTATGGCTATCGCCATATGCACGGATACGGGAGTCATACATTTAGTATGATCAATAAAGAGAATAAAAGGGTATGGGTGAAGTTTCATATGCGTTGTGAGCAGGGTATCAAGAATTTTACCAGCGATCAGGCCGCTGAAATGAAAAGCATAGATGCGGATTTTGCACAAAGAGACCTGTTGGAGTCCATTGACAAGGGTGCATTTCCCCGATGGAAAATGTGTATTCAGGTAATGACAGAAGCGCAGGCAAAAACACACAAGTTTAATCCTTTCGATGTCACCAAGACCTGGTCGCAGCAGGAGTTTCCGTTGATTGAAGTAGGTATTGCTGAGCTGAATGAGAATGCGCAGAATTATTTTGCTGAGATCGAACAGGCCGCTTTTGCTCCGGCACATATTGTGGATGGCATTGGCTTCTCTCCTGATAAAATGCTGCAGGGGCGCATCCTTGGATACACGGATGCGCAACGCTACCGGCTGGGTGCGAACTATGAGCAGATCCCGGTTAACCGTTGCCCTTTTGCGGTTAATAATTATCAGCGGGACGGCTATATGCGTGTAGATGGCAATGGGGGTAAAGAGGTTAATTATTATCCGAATAGTTTTAGTGATGTTCGTCCGGATATGTCCTACAGCCGGCCGGCGGAGCCATTAGAGGACAATGTAGCGGACTGGTTTGACCGCAACGGGCCGGGAGAGGATGATCATTACACCCAACCCGGTATCTTTTTCAGGGAGGTGCTGGACGAGGCCGGCAGACAAAACCTCATTGAAAATATCGTAGGCGCGATGACCGGTATCAGTGGCCCCAAAAGAGAAGAAATCATCAACAGACAACTCTGTCATTTCTTCAGAGCCGATACGGGCCTGGGGATGGGTATTGCTCAGGGACTCGGCGTAGATCTGTCCCGGGTCATGGATAAAATGCCCAGAACAGAGATCTGA
- the mutS gene encoding DNA mismatch repair protein MutS: MAKSKGETPLMQQHREIKQRYPDAILLFRVGDFYETFGQDAVDAARVLGITLTKRNSGNPDAMELAGFPHHALDAYLHKLVKGGYRVAVVDQLEDPKAAKGIVKRGVTELVTPGLAIDDKLLENGSNNFLAAIHYTDQQMGAAFLDISTGEFFVAEGTGEYIEKLVQSLRPAEIIYQRSHQKKLKEHFGSDIFTYTLEAWIFDLAFATEALLKHFQVHSLKGFGIDQLQMGIIAAGAVLHYLKETQHPDLDHITQIQRIEKDDFLWMDRFTIRNLELLPTGRQAGEQSLLQVLDTTRTAMGARLLKRWLIMPLIDEVKIQQRLTSVESLVLSPETLQSLQGFLAQSGDLERLASKVAMKRVGPREVVQLADSLGVCQDVKVLMENQNEAYLGSLGAKLEPCTEIREKITRELVTEPPAQASKGGIIAAGVSTELDELREISANGKSYLEALQKREAEITGISSLKVGFNNVFGYYLEVTNLHKDKVPESWIRKQTLASAERYITEELKIYEEKITGAQDKIAVLESRIYNQLLDSLATFTRSLQRNAQLLATLDLLGSFAANALKYNYHKPALHRGTALSLKESRHPVIERYLPPGEPYVANDIELDSENQQIIILTGPNMSGKSALLRQTALITLMAHMGSFVPAKEAQVPLTDKIFTRVGASDNLSGGESTFMVEMNETASIINNISPRSLILLDEIGRGTSTYDGISIAWSIVEFLHGSAGRPKTLFATHYHELNDLESYLSRVKNYHITNKEIGHKIIFLRKLAPGGSTHSFGIHVAKMAGMPPSLTDRATQILEQLELKRDEEGLGAGAPEEAPAAIPKVDSAGQGLKKANAPHLQLSIFDTHTEVFDQIRSALNEININELTPVEALLKLNQIKGLLK; encoded by the coding sequence ATGGCAAAATCAAAAGGTGAAACACCGCTGATGCAGCAACATCGGGAAATCAAGCAGAGATATCCCGATGCGATCCTGCTTTTCAGGGTGGGGGATTTTTATGAAACCTTCGGGCAGGACGCGGTGGATGCCGCAAGGGTGCTGGGTATTACACTGACCAAGCGTAATAGCGGTAATCCGGATGCCATGGAACTGGCCGGATTCCCGCATCATGCATTGGATGCTTATTTGCATAAACTGGTTAAAGGCGGATATCGGGTGGCGGTCGTAGACCAGCTGGAAGATCCAAAAGCGGCAAAAGGAATTGTAAAAAGAGGCGTTACGGAGCTTGTCACCCCTGGACTGGCGATAGATGATAAACTGCTGGAAAACGGGAGTAACAATTTCCTGGCTGCCATTCATTATACGGATCAGCAAATGGGTGCCGCTTTCCTGGATATCTCTACCGGCGAATTTTTTGTGGCTGAGGGTACAGGTGAATATATTGAAAAACTGGTACAGTCCCTGCGCCCGGCCGAAATCATTTATCAACGCAGTCACCAGAAAAAATTAAAAGAACATTTTGGCTCCGATATATTTACCTATACACTGGAGGCCTGGATCTTTGATCTGGCTTTCGCGACAGAGGCATTACTGAAGCATTTTCAGGTACATAGCCTCAAAGGCTTTGGTATTGATCAGCTTCAGATGGGGATTATCGCTGCCGGTGCGGTATTGCATTACCTGAAAGAGACCCAGCATCCGGACCTGGACCATATTACGCAGATCCAGCGGATTGAGAAAGACGATTTCCTCTGGATGGACCGGTTTACTATCCGCAATCTTGAATTGCTACCTACCGGTCGCCAGGCCGGAGAACAGAGCTTATTGCAAGTGCTGGATACCACGCGTACGGCCATGGGAGCCAGGCTGTTGAAAAGATGGCTCATCATGCCACTGATTGATGAAGTAAAAATACAGCAGCGGTTGACGAGCGTGGAGTCCCTGGTGCTCAGCCCTGAAACGCTTCAGTCGCTGCAAGGGTTCCTGGCCCAGTCCGGTGATCTGGAACGGCTGGCCAGTAAGGTGGCGATGAAAAGAGTGGGGCCCAGGGAGGTTGTCCAGCTGGCAGACAGTCTTGGTGTTTGTCAGGACGTTAAAGTGCTGATGGAAAACCAAAACGAAGCCTATCTGGGCAGTCTGGGCGCAAAATTAGAACCCTGCACAGAGATCAGGGAAAAGATCACCAGAGAGCTGGTGACGGAACCGCCGGCGCAGGCTTCTAAAGGGGGCATCATCGCCGCCGGTGTATCTACAGAGCTGGATGAGTTAAGAGAGATTTCTGCCAATGGTAAAAGCTACCTGGAAGCTCTGCAGAAAAGAGAAGCAGAAATCACGGGCATCTCATCTTTAAAGGTGGGTTTTAATAATGTATTCGGATATTATCTGGAAGTGACCAACCTGCATAAGGACAAAGTTCCCGAGAGCTGGATACGCAAGCAGACACTGGCCTCTGCTGAAAGGTACATCACAGAGGAACTGAAGATCTATGAAGAAAAGATCACCGGCGCGCAGGATAAGATAGCTGTTCTGGAGAGCCGCATTTACAACCAGCTGTTGGATAGCCTGGCTACCTTTACCCGAAGTCTGCAGCGTAATGCTCAGCTACTGGCCACGCTGGACCTGTTGGGCAGCTTTGCCGCGAATGCCCTGAAATATAATTATCATAAACCGGCATTGCATCGGGGAACTGCATTATCGTTAAAAGAAAGCCGTCATCCGGTGATAGAGCGATACCTTCCACCTGGTGAACCCTATGTAGCTAATGACATAGAACTAGACAGTGAAAATCAGCAGATCATTATCCTGACCGGTCCTAACATGAGCGGTAAAAGTGCCTTGCTCCGGCAGACGGCACTCATCACGCTGATGGCACATATGGGTAGCTTCGTGCCGGCTAAAGAGGCACAGGTGCCTTTAACAGATAAAATATTTACCCGGGTCGGCGCCAGTGACAATCTCAGCGGGGGAGAAAGTACATTTATGGTGGAGATGAATGAGACGGCCAGCATTATCAATAATATCTCGCCCCGAAGCCTGATCCTGCTCGATGAGATCGGAAGAGGCACCTCTACTTATGACGGTATTTCCATAGCCTGGAGTATCGTTGAGTTCCTGCATGGATCCGCCGGCAGACCTAAGACGCTATTTGCGACCCATTATCATGAACTCAATGATCTGGAATCCTATCTTTCACGGGTAAAGAATTATCATATTACTAATAAGGAAATCGGCCATAAGATCATATTCTTGCGCAAACTGGCGCCGGGAGGCAGTACCCATAGCTTCGGTATTCATGTGGCGAAAATGGCGGGCATGCCTCCCTCCCTGACAGACAGGGCAACGCAGATATTAGAACAGTTGGAGCTGAAAAGGGACGAAGAGGGGCTGGGAGCCGGTGCACCGGAAGAGGCCCCCGCTGCAATACCCAAGGTGGATTCGGCCGGCCAGGGGCTCAAAAAGGCCAATGCACCCCATTTGCAGCTTAGCATCTTTGATACCCATACGGAGGTGTTCGACCAGATCCGCAGTGCCCTCAATGAGATCAATATTAATGAGCTGACGCC